In Malassezia japonica chromosome 2, complete sequence, one DNA window encodes the following:
- the PSD2 gene encoding phosphatidylserine decarboxylase (COG:I; TransMembrane:1 (o359-379i); EggNog:ENOG503NVAR): MLGSLGSTLTKSTIDDFYLKLGKNPEMDELSFDEGVRVLEDAIRKPRAERQTEDRGSDSDSDDATSFSGERPVERVVRLRSCPLCNMPNLARVDEMDILTHLALCASRDWHRVEDIAMSRFVTASQAHRKWYTNVITKLSQGHYQVGANSANILVQERDSGALLEEKMQVYVRLGIRLLYQGARGQMSGARIKRMLHNMSVKQGVKFDAPGSTRFIAPFIAFHGINTEEMVDTVDQFSTFNDFFCRKIKMELRPIDEPDNPNVVERATQLWVKGRKFTVEKLLGPRYGDEAAGRSLSMIIFRLAPQDYHRFHIPADGTIGTPDWADGEYYTVNPMAIRSAIDVYGENKRVVVPLYTKEFGTVYIVAIGAMMVGSILLSVKPEEQVRRGDELGYFKFGGSTLVLLTDSQKLKLDPDLVTNGEACIETLVRVGMHLGRARDAPHRPLVGNVTRDSTDAN; this comes from the exons ATGCTGGGCAGTCTTGGAAGTACGCTGACCAAGTCGACCATTGACGACTTTTATCTCAAGCTCGGCAAGAACCCTGAGATGGATGAACTGTCGTTTGATGAAGGTGTCCGTGTGCTGGAAGATGCAATCCGCAAGCCACGCGCAGAAAGGCAGACAGAAGACCGTGGTTCCGACAGTGACAGCGACGACGCGACATCGTTCTCTGGGGAGCGGCCTGTCGAACGAGTGGTCCGCCTGCGTTCGTGCCCCCTTTGCAACATGCCCAATCTGGCGCGTGTCGATGAGATGGACATTCTTACGCATCTTGCCCTCTGTGCCTCGCGTGACTGGCACCGAGTCGAGGACATTGCCATGTCTCGTTTCGTCACTGCGAGTCAGGCACACCGGAAATGGTACACAAACGTGATTACCAAGCTCAGTCAAGGACACTATCAAGTTGGCGCAAACAGTGCCAACATCCTTGTCCAAGAACGTGATTCtggtgcgctgctcgaagAAAAGATGCAAGTGTATGTCCGACTTGGCATCCGGCTGTTGTACCAAGGTGCACGCGGTCAGATGTCGGGCGCACGCATCAAGCGCATGCTACACAACATGTCGGTCAAGCAAGGCGTCAAGTTTGATGCGCCGGGTAGTACGCGCTTCATTGCTCCCTTCATTGCTTTCCATGGAATCAATACAGAGGAGATGGTGGATACGGTGGACCAGTTTTCGACCTTTAACGACTTTTTCTGCCGCAAAATCAAGATGGAGCTGCGCCCGATCGACGAGCCCGACAATCCCAATGT CGTggagcgcgcgacgcagcttTGGGTCAAAGGCCGAAAATTCACGGTCGAAAAACTCTTGGGCCCTCGgtacggcgacgaggcagcAGGTCGTTCGCTGTCTATGATCATTTTCCGCCTTGCGCCCCAGGACTACCATCGTTTCCATATCCCGGCTGACGGCACGATTGGCACGCCTGACTGGGCCGATGGCGAGTACTACACGGTGAATCCCATGGCCATTCGCAGTGCCATTGATGTCTATGGCGAGAACAAGCGCGTTGTTGTCCCACTCTACACGAAGGAGTTTGGCACTGTCTACATTGTGGCTATCGGCGCGATGATGGTGGGGTCCATCCTGCTTTCGGTCAAGCCTGAAGAGCaagtgcgccgcggcgacgagctcggctACTTCAAATTCGGCGGGTCCACCCTCGTCCTGCTCACCGACAGCCAGAAGCTTAAGCTCGATCCGGACCTCGTGACGAACGGTGAGGCGTGTATCGAGACGCTGGTGCGTGTCGGTATGCATCTcggtcgtgcgcgcgacgcgccgcacagaCCGCTCGTGGGGAATGTCACGCGTGACTCGACCGACGCCAATTAA
- the CYC1 gene encoding iso-1-cytochrome c (EggNog:ENOG503P3WW; COG:C) translates to MPFSEGDAKKGAGLFKTRCAQCHTTEKGGPNKVGPNLHGVFGRKSGQAEGFSYTAANVNKGVTWDEETLFEYLENPKKYIPGTKMAFAGLKKDKDRDNLITFMREACK, encoded by the exons ATGCCGTTTTCCGAGGGTGACGCTAAGAAGGGTGCCGGTCTTTTCAAGACCCGCTGTGCGCAGTGCCACACCACCGAGAAGGGTGGCCCCAACAAGG TTGGTCCCAACCTGCACGGTGTCTTCGGCCGCAAGTCCGGTCAGGCTGAGGGCTTCAGCTACACCGCTGCCAACGTGAACAAGGGTGTCACCTG GGACGAGGAGACTCTCTTCGAGTACCTCGAGAACCCCAAGAAG TACATTCCTGG TACCAAGATGG CTTTCGCTGGTCTCAAGAAGGACAAGGACCGCGACAACCTCATCACCTTCATGCGCGAGGCTTGCAAGTAA
- the ILV3 gene encoding dihydroxy-acid dehydratase (COG:E; EggNog:ENOG503NUBR) translates to MSNYGCARGIATSCACASTERPGPGNLNHYSRLITQPKDQGASQAMLYATDGITNDDDLKRAMVGVASVWYEGNPCNAHLLGVGQRIKESVDAAGLTGYQFGTVGVSDGISMGTSAMSYSLPSRDLIADSVESCMGGHWLDGCVVVPGCDKNMPGVLMALGRLNRPGIMVYGGTIRPGGCGSIPGTLDIVSAFQSYGQYLSQGGTPDAEKLRYDTVRNSCPGPGACGGMYTANTMASCAEALGMTLPGSSSFPAEYPEKKKECEEIGSAMRNLLEKNIRPRDIMTKSAFEDAMILTMVLGGSTNAVLHLIAMAHSVGVKVTLDDFQRISDSTPFLADLKPSGKYVMEDVHKLCGGIPTVINYLIEQGMMKGEHMTVTGRTLRENCERWVAEKGKLPESQDLLRPINNPIKPTGHIRILYGNLAPGGAVAKITGKEGLHFTGKARVFDTEDDMVHAVENGEIKKGEKTVIILRYKGPKGGPGMPEMLKPTSLIMGAGLGHDVACLTDGRFSGGSHGFVIGHVVPEAQEGGPIGLVEDGDVIVIDAENNKMNIEGVDDAELERRRAQWVPRPLKPTQGSLLKYTRLVADASHGCVTDLA, encoded by the coding sequence ATGTCGAACTACGGATGTGCTCGTGGAATTGCCACATCGTGTGCGTGTGCTAGCACCGAACGTCCTGGCCCGGGCAACCTGAACCATTACTCGCGCCTGATCACGCAGCCGAAGGACCAGGGTGCGAGTCAGGCGATGCTCTACGCGACCGATGGCATCACTAACGACGACGATCTGAAGCGTGCCATGGTCGGTGTTGCGAGCGTGTGGTACGAGGGCAACCCCTGCAATGCCCACCTGCTCGGTGTTGGCCAGCGCATCAAGGAGTCGGTCGACGCTGCGGGCCTGACTGGCTACCAGTTCGGCACCGTCGGTGTCTCGGACGGCATTAGCATGGGTACGAGCGCTATGAGCTACTCGCTCCCCAGCCGTGACCTAATTGCGGACAGCGTGGAGAGCTGCATGGGCGGCCACTGGCTGGACGGCTGTGTTGTGGTGCCTGGCTGTGACAAGAACATGCCCGGTGTGCTgatggcgctcggccgcttGAACCGCCCCGGTATCATGGTGTACGGTGGTACGATCCGCCCCGGTGGATGTGGCTCGATCcccggcacgctcgacatTGTGAGTGCCTTCCAGAGCTACGGCCAGTACCTCTCGCAAGGTGGTACTCCCGACGCGGAGAAGCTGCGCTACGACACGGTGCGTAACTCGTGCCCGGGCCCCGGTGCATGCGGTGGTATGTACACCGCCAACACCATGGCCTCGTGTGCTGAAGCGCTCGGTATGACGCTGCCGGGTAGCAGTTCGTTCCCTGCCGAGTACCCCgagaagaagaaggagTGCGAAGAGATCGGCTCTGCGATGCGCAACCTGCTCGAGAAAAACATCCGCCCCCGCGATATTATGACCAAGAGCGCATTCGAGGACGCGATGATCCTGACCATGGTTCTTGGTGGCTCGACCAacgccgtgctgcacctGATCGCCATGGCCCACAGTGTCGGTGTAAAAGTGACGCTGGACGACTTCCAGCGCATCAGTGACTCGACGCCCTTCCTTGCGGACCTCAAGCCTAGTGGCAAGTACGTCATGGAGGACGTGCACAAGCTCTGCGGCGGTATCCCCACGGTGATCAACTACCTGATCGAGCAGGGCATGATGAAGGGTGAGCACATGACCGTGACgggccgcacgctccgTGAGAACTGTGAGCGGTGGGTTGCGGAGAAGGGCAAGCTCCCCGAGAGCCAggacctgctgcgcccCATCAACAACCCGATTAAGCCGACTGGTCACATCCGCATTCTCTACGGCAACCTCGCCCCCGGCGGTGCTGTCGCCAAGATCACGGGCAAGGAGGGTCTTCACTTTACCGGCAAGGCGCGTGTCTTTGACACCGAGGACGACATGGTCCACGCCGTGGAGAACGGTGAGATCAAGAAGGGCGAGAAGACGGTGATTATCCTGCGCTACAAGGGCCCCAAGGGTGGCCCCGGTATGCCCGAGATGCTCAAGCCGACCTCACTCATCATGGGCGCAGGTCTCGGCCACGACGTTGCTTGCCTTACGGACGGCCGCTTCAGCGGTGGCTCGCACGGTTTCGTGATTGGCCACGTCGTGCCGGAGGCGCAGGAGGGCGGTCCGATCGGTCTCGTGGAAGACGGCGATGTGATTGTAATCGACGCTGAGAACAACAAGATGAACATTGAGGGTGTTGACGATGctgagctcgagcgccgccgtgccCAGTGGGTGCCGCGCCCGCTCAAGCCGACGCAGGGTAGCCTGCTCAAGTACACCCGCCTTGTCGCCGACGCCAGCCACGGCTGCGTGACGGACTTGGCATAA
- the RPL15A gene encoding 60S ribosomal protein L15A (COG:J; EggNog:ENOG503NV1F) produces MGAYKYLEELYKKKQSDVMRFLLRVRCWEYRQVNVVTRASRPSRPDKARRLGYKAKQGYVIYRVRVRRGNRKKHVSKGATYGKPVRQGVNHLKPSRSLRVLAEERVGRKASNLRVLNSYWINQDGVYKYFEVICVDPQHKAIRRDPRINWIADAVHKHRENRSLTGAGKKARGIGKGHRFNNTSGGGRLAAYRKRQTLQLRRYR; encoded by the coding sequence ATGGGTGCCTACAAGTACCTTGAGGAGCTCTACAAGAAGAAGCAGAGCGATGTCATGCGCTTCCTGCTTCGCGTCCGGTGCTGGGAGTACCGCCAGGTGAACGTGGTGAcccgcgcctcgcgccccTCGCGCCCTGACAAGGCTCGCCGCCTTGGTTACAAGGCCAAGCAGGGCTACGTCATCTACCGCGTCCGTGTCCGCCGCGGTAACCGCAAGAAGCACGTCTCCAAGGGTGCGACGTACGGTAAGCCCGTTCGCCAGGGTGTGAACCACCTCAAGCCCTCGCGCTCTCTGCGCGTCCTCGCTGAGGAGCGTGTTGGCCGCAAGGCGTCCAACCTGCGCGTGCTCAACTCGTACTGGATTAACCAGGACGGTGTGTACAAGTACTTTGAGGTCATCTGTGTCGACCCTCAGCACAAGGCTATCCGCCGCGACCCCCGCATCAACTGGATCGCCGATGCCGTTCACAAGCACCGCGAGAACCGCAGCCTTACCGGTGCCGGCAAGAAGGCCCGGGGTATTGGCAAGGGTCACCGCTTCAACAACACCAGCGGTGGTggtcgcctcgccgcctACCGCAAGCGCCAGACCCTCCAGCTCAGGCGCTACCGTTAA
- a CDS encoding uncharacterized protein (COG:K; EggNog:ENOG503P2PM), whose translation MPPWSSAVHGALEPNTAYSLERIHAASLALYNCVGEHMERQVPPSADELYSLMPIASEINQELRSLLALHEGRSGRDPAEGAPYYPWSSGSNPAHPYWIPGGRDDRDGKGMRPDDGDLDDKHLRRRSPSQSKSGDRVGSRAVRGMSSSEDLGTYASNVAGQPMRSEHMYLHQSPYAPHGPGKGMPSDSMNAGQYVPKYRKRSRAPAPGVCHACGNSDTPEWRRGPDGARTLCNACGLHFSKLVRRRTLEYANAGPGTPIPPVTIAELRASTNVGAPGGMSVSGAEDHANVARSRSSSVYSSTAAPVQRPVPVDPVVDVSSATGAPPSELEASKVRGAEEPRHALVEPASEVPGKRPATESDAAQPSKQPRPAA comes from the coding sequence ATGCCGCCGTGGTCCTCGGCTGTGCATGGCGCGCTTGAGCCTAATACGGCCTactcgctcgagcgcattcATGCTGCAAGCCTTGCACTGTACAactgcgtcggcgagcacaTGGAGCGGCAAGTCCCGCCTTCTGCTGATGAGCTGTACAGCCTGATGCCAATTGCCTCTGAAATTAACCAAgagctgcgctcgctcctggcgctgcaTGAAGGCCGTTCTGGCCGCGATCCTGCCGAAGGCGCACCCTACTACCCCTGGAGTTCCGGAAGCAACCCCGCACACCCCTACTGGATCCCCGGCGGACGTGACGACCGCGACGGAAAAGGCATGCGTcccgacgacggcgacctcgacgacaagcacctgcgccgtcgcagccCCAGCCAGAGCAAGTCGGGCGATCGCGTGGGCTCGCGCGCAGTGCGTGGCATGTCGAGCAGTGAAGACCTGGGCACCTATGCCTCCAATGTCGCTGGCCAACCGATGCGGTCCGAGCACATGTACCTGCACCAGTCGCCGTATGCCCCCCACGGCCCGGGCAAGGGTATGCCGTCGGACAGTATGAATGCGGGCCAATACGTCCCCAAGTACCGCAAGCGCAgccgtgcgcctgcgcccggtgTGTGTCATGCGTGTGGAAACAGCGACACGCCCGAATGGCGGCGCGGTCCGGATGGTGCGCGGACGCTGTGCAATGCTTGTGGCCTGCACTTTTccaagctcgtgcgccgccgtacgCTGGAGTACGCCAATGCCGGCCCTGGAACGCCGATTCCGCCTGTGAcgatcgccgagctgcgtgcctCTACGAATGTCggtgcgccgggcggcaTGAGTGTGTCGGGTGCCGAGGACCATGCAAATGTCGCGAGGTCGCGCTCTTCGTCCGTGTACAGTAGTACAGCCGCTCCGGTGCAGCGACCTGTTCCTGTGGACCCCGTGGTTGAcgtgagcagcgcgacgggcgctCCTCCGTCTGAGCTGGAGGCGAGCAAGGTGCGCGGTGCCGAGGAGCCCaggcacgcgctcgtggaGCCCGCGAGCGAGGTGCCTGGCAAGCGCCCTGCGACAGAAAgtgatgcggcgcagcccaGCAAGCAGCCGCGTCCTGCGGCCTAA
- the HOM2 gene encoding aspartate-semialdehyde dehydrogenase (COG:E; EggNog:ENOG503NU99; BUSCO:EOG09262YAU) — MTAQGKLKVGVLGATGTVGQRFILQLSNHPEFELAVLGASASSAGRPYKEAVAGRWKQVHPIPDNVRDMPVTACEAENFKECTVVFSGLDSTPAGPIEAAFRAANLRVFSNAKNYRRDPLCPLVVPLVNPSHFDIIPHQQASMSPPLKQGYIITNANCSTTGVVVPLKALEDAFGPLDTVMVHTMQAISGSGYPGVSSMDILDNVVPYISGEEEKVEWETCKILGGLTDDKKAFDLHAASPLTVSAHCNRVPVIDGHLACISVRFAKQPAPSPEQVNEALRKYRCEAQELGCHSAPAQAITIHDEPDRPQPRLDREWQNGAGVNVGRVREDPVLDIKFISLVNNVMLGAATSSVLNAEIALKKGYLS; from the coding sequence ATGACTGCACAGGGCAAGTTGAAAGTGGGTGTGCTGGGCGCCACTGGTACGGTGGGCCAGCGCTTCATCCTGCAACTGAGTAACCACCCCGAGTTTGAGCTCGCTGTGCttggcgcgagcgcctcgtcggccggccGTCCGTACAAGGAGGCCGTGGCCGGCCGCTGGAAGCAGGTGCACCCCATTCCCGACAATGTGCGCGACATGCCTGTGACGGCGTGCGAGGCGGAGAACTTTAAAGAGTGCACTGTGGTATTCAGTGGTCTGGACAGCACCCCCGCTGGTCCGATCGAGGCTGCTTTCCGTGCGGCGAACCTGCGTGTCTTTTCCAACGCCAAGAACTACCGCCGCGACCCGCTGTGTCCTCTGGTGGTTCCTCTCGTGAACCCGTCGCACTTTGACATTATTCCTCACCAGCAGGCGTCCATGTCGCCGCCTCTGAAGCAGGGCTACATCATCACCAACGCAaactgctcgacgaccggTGTCGTGGTGCCGCTCAAGGCCTTGGAAGACGCCTTTGGACCGCTCGACACGGTCATGGTACATACGATGCAGGCCATTAGTGGCTCGGGCTACCCCGGTGTGAGCTCGATGGATATCCTCGATAACGTCGTGCCCTACATTAGCGGCGAGGAAGAGAAGGTGGAATGGGAGACGTGCAAGATCCTCGGTGGTCTCACCGACGACAAGAAGGCATTTGACCTGCATGCTGCGAGCCCCCTCACGGTGAGTGCGCACTGCAACCGTGTGCCGGTCATTGACGGTCACCTTGCATGCATCAGTGTGCGCTTCGCGAAGCAacctgcgccgtcgcccgagcaggtgaacgaggcgctgcgcaagtaccgctgcgaggcgcaggagctcggATGCCAcagcgcgcctgcgcaggcCATCACTATCCACGACGAGCCTGACCGGCCACAGCCCCGCCTGGACCGCGAGTGGCAGAACGGCGCTGGTGTCAACGTGGGTCGCGTCCGCGAGGACCCTGTGCTGGATATCAAGTTCATCTCGCTGGTGAACAATGTCATGCTTGGTGCGGCCACCAGCTCTGTGCTAAACGCTGAAATTGCTCTCAAGAAGGGCTATCTCTCGTAG